From a region of the Notolabrus celidotus isolate fNotCel1 chromosome 14, fNotCel1.pri, whole genome shotgun sequence genome:
- the usp2a gene encoding ubiquitin carboxyl-terminal hydrolase 2a isoform X5: MNSILQCLSNTQSLRDYCLHNSHRRDLNNNSRTNTALMQEFAKLIQSMWTSSSSEAVSPSEFRTQIQRYAPRFVRYSQQDAQEFLRFLLDGLHNEVNRVTVRPRGTMDDYDHLPFSTFRDEEKGRKMWSKYLEREDSKIVDLFVGQLKSSLTCRHCGFCSTVFDPFWDLSLPIAKTGYCEVSLMDCMRLFTKEDILDGDEKPMCSRCEVRRVCAKKFTIQKFPKILVLHLKRFSEGQRTGKLSTFVNFPVTDLDLREFASQSSTNAVYNLYAVSNHSGTTTGGHYTAYCRNPSNGEWYTFNDSRVTPMSSSHVCSSDGYVLFYELDEKLPGGRRAAL, from the exons ATGAACAGTATCCTGCAGTGTCTCAGCAACACACAAAGCCTGCGAGACTACTGCCTGCACAACTCGCACCGCAGAGACCTTAACAACAACAGCCGCACCAACACAGCCCTCATGCAAG AATTTGCCAAGCTGATTCAGAGCATGTGGACGTCGTCCAGCAGCGAGGCGGTCAGCCCGTCTGAATTCAGAACTCAGATCCAGAGATACGCTCCCAGATTCGTCAGATACAG ccAACAGGACGCTCAGGAGTTCCTGCGATTTCTCCTAGACGGCCTTCACAACGAGGTCAACAGGGTCACAGTGAGGCCGAGAGGCACCATGGACGACTACGACCACCTGCC GTTCTCCACATTCAGGGATGAAGAGAAGGGGAGGAAGATGTGGAGCAAGTACCTGGAGAGAGAAGACAGCAAGATAGTGG ACCTGTttgtaggacagctgaagagctcTCTGACCTGCAGGCACTGTGGTTTCTGTTCCACCGTGTTTGACCCCTTCTGGGATCTGTCTCTACCTATCGCCAAG aCGGGCTACTGTGAAGTGAGTCTGATGGACTGTATGCGGCTCTTCACCAAAGAAGACATCCTGGACGGAGACGAGAAGCCG ATGTGCTCCAGGTGTGAAGTCAGGAGGGTTTGTGCGAAGAAGTTCACGATACAGAAGTTCCCCAAGATCTTAGTGCTAC ACCTAAAACGTTTCTCTGAAGGACAAAGAACTGGAAAACTGTCCACCTTCGTGAACTTCCCTGTGACGGATCTGGACCTGCGGGAGTTCGCCTCCCAGAGCAGCA CAAACGCAGTGTACAACCTGTACGCAGTGTCCAACCACTCAGGCACCACCACAGGAGGTCACTACACGGCCTACTGTCGCAACCCCTCCAACGGAGAATGGTACACCTTCAACGACTCCAG AGTAACTCCGATGTCCTCCTCGCACGTGTGCAGCAGCGACGGCTACGTCCTCTTCTACGAGCTGGACGAGAAGCTTCCCGGCGGAAGGCGGGCCGCGCTCTGA